One Solea senegalensis isolate Sse05_10M linkage group LG3, IFAPA_SoseM_1, whole genome shotgun sequence genomic window carries:
- the cpsf6 gene encoding cleavage and polyadenylation specificity factor subunit 6 isoform X3: MADGVDHIDIYADVEEEFNQESDYPVHEQIDLYDDVISPSANNGDAPEDRDYLDALPAPGGSEGGKSAPPNVVYTYTGKRIALYIGNLTWWTTDEDLTEAIQVIGISDVIEIKFFENRANGQSKGFALVCVGSEASSRKLMDLLSKRELHGQNPIVTPCNKQSLSQFEMQSRKSTQTGQMSGEGKAGPPGAGLRGGFPMGSRGRGRFPGPSAPGGDRFPGPVGPGGPPPHFPGSGMTPDLIRHQDGPLMDMNFNPFPPGGRNGSWRGRGGMQGPPRPPPGPPGPPGPPGPPPPGQGLPPPLSGPPNRGDRPPPPVLFPGQFGQPPMGPLPPGPPPPGYGPPPGPPPPQQGPPPGPFPPRPPGPIGPPMALAPPPHMPGPPPGGPPPAPHVNPAFFPPPGNNNMPPNDSRGPPGPNDPYGRPPPYERGDYGPGGREMEASRTPLSEAEFEEIMNRNRAISSSAISRAVSDASAGNKHTSDYGSAIETLVTAISLIKQSKVSADDRCKVLISSLQDCLHGIESKSYGSASRRERSRERDHSRSREKSRRHKSRSRDRHEDYYRERSRERDRHRERDRDRDREREREREYRHR; encoded by the exons ATGGCGGACGGTGTGGATCACATCGATATCTACGCCGACGTAGAGGAGGAATTCAACCAG GAAAGCGACTATCCGGTTCACGAGCAGATCGACCTTTATGATGATGTAATCTCACCATCGGCCAATAATGGCGATGCTCCAGAGGACCGTGATTACCTGGATGCGTTGCCTGCACCGGGTGGTTCAGAGGGAGGAAAGAGCGCCCCACCCAATGTGGTGTACACCTACACAGGAAAAAGGATCGCCCTTTACATAGGAAACCTCACATGG TGGACAACAGATGAGGACTTGACAGAAGCCATCCAAGTGATAGGAATTTCTGATGTGATAGAGATCAagttttttgaaaacagagCCAATGGCCAGTCAAAGGG GTTTGCCCTGGTGTGTGTGGGCTCAGAGGCATCGTCCAGGAAGTTAATGGATCTCCTCTCAAAGAGGGAGCTCCATGGTCAAAATCCCATCGTCACGCCATGCAACAAACAGTCACTCAGCCAGTTTGAGATGCAGTCACGCAAAA GCACTCAAACGGGTCAGATGTCTGGTGAGGGTAAAGCGGGTCCCCCTGGTGCAGGCCTTCGTGGTGGCTTCCCTATGGGTAGCCGAGGCAGGGGCAGATTCCCTGGACCATCCGCTCCTGGAGGAGACCGCTTCCCTGGTCCTGTTGGACCGGGAGGACCACCGCCACACTTTCCTG GCTCGGGGATGACACCAGATCTGATTAGGCACCAAGATGGTCCTCTGATGGATATGAATTTCAATCCCTTCCCGCCGGGGGGCAGGAACGGGAGCTGGCGTGGCAGAG GCGGCATGCAGGGTCCCCCACGCCCCCCTCCTGGTCCACCTGGACCCCCCGGCCCTCCAGGACCTCCACCGCCTGGACAGggcctcccccctcccctctctggTCCTCCAAATCGTGGTGAcaggcctcctcctcctgttctctTCCCTGGACAATTTGGTCAGCCACCCATGGGACCCTTGCCTCCAGGCCCCCCTCCACCAGGTTATGGCCCTCCCCCTGGTCCCCCACCCCCTCAACAGGGTCCACCACCAGGACCGTTCCCTCCACGTCCACCAGGTCCCATTGGACCCCCCATGGCCTTGGCGCCACCACCACACATGCCAGGCCCACCACCAGGTGGACCGCCACCAGCCCCACATGTCAATCCTGCTTTCTTTCCCCCACctggcaacaacaacatgccCCCCAATGACAGCAGAGGGCCCCCAGGTCCAAACGACCCATACGGACGCCCACCACCATATGAGAGAGGAGACTATGGTCCTGGAGGCCG gGAGATGGAGGCCTCACGGACTCCTCTGAGCGAGGCAGAATTTGAGGAgatcatgaacagaaacagagccATCTCCTCCAGCGCCATATCCAGGGCTGTGTCTGATGCTAGTGCAGGTAACAAGCATACAT CTGATTATGGAAGCGCCATAGAGACCTTGGTGACCGCCATCAGTCTGATAAAGCAGTCTAAAGTGTCGGCAGACGACCGCTGTAAGGTCCTCATCAGTTCCCTACAGGACTGTCTCCATGGAATTGAATCAAAAAGCTATGGCTCTGCCTCCAG GCGAGAGCGCTCCAGAGAACGTGACCACAGCCGCTCCAGAGAAAAGAGCCGACGCCACAAATCCCGTAGCCGCGACAGGCACGAGGACTACTACCGAGAACGCAGCAGGGAGAGGGACCGCCATCGCGAGAGAGACCGGGACAGAGACCgcgaaagagagagggagagggagtaCAGACACCGCTAA
- the cpsf6 gene encoding cleavage and polyadenylation specificity factor subunit 6 isoform X1 — MADGVDHIDIYADVEEEFNQESDYPVHEQIDLYDDVISPSANNGDAPEDRDYLDALPAPGGSEGGKSAPPNVVYTYTGKRIALYIGNLTWWTTDEDLTEAIQVIGISDVIEIKFFENRANGQSKGFALVCVGSEASSRKLMDLLSKRELHGQNPIVTPCNKQSLSQFEMQSRKSEYCHFTGTQTGQMSGEGKAGPPGAGLRGGFPMGSRGRGRFPGPSAPGGDRFPGPVGPGGPPPHFPGSGMTPDLIRHQDGPLMDMNFNPFPPGGRNGSWRGRGGMQGPPRPPPGPPGPPGPPGPPPPGQGLPPPLSGPPNRGDRPPPPVLFPGQFGQPPMGPLPPGPPPPGYGPPPGPPPPQQGPPPGPFPPRPPGPIGPPMALAPPPHMPGPPPGGPPPAPHVNPAFFPPPGNNNMPPNDSRGPPGPNDPYGRPPPYERGDYGPGGREMEASRTPLSEAEFEEIMNRNRAISSSAISRAVSDASAGNKHTSDYGSAIETLVTAISLIKQSKVSADDRCKVLISSLQDCLHGIESKSYGSASRRERSRERDHSRSREKSRRHKSRSRDRHEDYYRERSRERDRHRERDRDRDREREREREYRHR; from the exons ATGGCGGACGGTGTGGATCACATCGATATCTACGCCGACGTAGAGGAGGAATTCAACCAG GAAAGCGACTATCCGGTTCACGAGCAGATCGACCTTTATGATGATGTAATCTCACCATCGGCCAATAATGGCGATGCTCCAGAGGACCGTGATTACCTGGATGCGTTGCCTGCACCGGGTGGTTCAGAGGGAGGAAAGAGCGCCCCACCCAATGTGGTGTACACCTACACAGGAAAAAGGATCGCCCTTTACATAGGAAACCTCACATGG TGGACAACAGATGAGGACTTGACAGAAGCCATCCAAGTGATAGGAATTTCTGATGTGATAGAGATCAagttttttgaaaacagagCCAATGGCCAGTCAAAGGG GTTTGCCCTGGTGTGTGTGGGCTCAGAGGCATCGTCCAGGAAGTTAATGGATCTCCTCTCAAAGAGGGAGCTCCATGGTCAAAATCCCATCGTCACGCCATGCAACAAACAGTCACTCAGCCAGTTTGAGATGCAGTCACGCAAAA GTGAGTATTGTCATTTCACAGGCACTCAAACGGGTCAGATGTCTGGTGAGGGTAAAGCGGGTCCCCCTGGTGCAGGCCTTCGTGGTGGCTTCCCTATGGGTAGCCGAGGCAGGGGCAGATTCCCTGGACCATCCGCTCCTGGAGGAGACCGCTTCCCTGGTCCTGTTGGACCGGGAGGACCACCGCCACACTTTCCTG GCTCGGGGATGACACCAGATCTGATTAGGCACCAAGATGGTCCTCTGATGGATATGAATTTCAATCCCTTCCCGCCGGGGGGCAGGAACGGGAGCTGGCGTGGCAGAG GCGGCATGCAGGGTCCCCCACGCCCCCCTCCTGGTCCACCTGGACCCCCCGGCCCTCCAGGACCTCCACCGCCTGGACAGggcctcccccctcccctctctggTCCTCCAAATCGTGGTGAcaggcctcctcctcctgttctctTCCCTGGACAATTTGGTCAGCCACCCATGGGACCCTTGCCTCCAGGCCCCCCTCCACCAGGTTATGGCCCTCCCCCTGGTCCCCCACCCCCTCAACAGGGTCCACCACCAGGACCGTTCCCTCCACGTCCACCAGGTCCCATTGGACCCCCCATGGCCTTGGCGCCACCACCACACATGCCAGGCCCACCACCAGGTGGACCGCCACCAGCCCCACATGTCAATCCTGCTTTCTTTCCCCCACctggcaacaacaacatgccCCCCAATGACAGCAGAGGGCCCCCAGGTCCAAACGACCCATACGGACGCCCACCACCATATGAGAGAGGAGACTATGGTCCTGGAGGCCG gGAGATGGAGGCCTCACGGACTCCTCTGAGCGAGGCAGAATTTGAGGAgatcatgaacagaaacagagccATCTCCTCCAGCGCCATATCCAGGGCTGTGTCTGATGCTAGTGCAGGTAACAAGCATACAT CTGATTATGGAAGCGCCATAGAGACCTTGGTGACCGCCATCAGTCTGATAAAGCAGTCTAAAGTGTCGGCAGACGACCGCTGTAAGGTCCTCATCAGTTCCCTACAGGACTGTCTCCATGGAATTGAATCAAAAAGCTATGGCTCTGCCTCCAG GCGAGAGCGCTCCAGAGAACGTGACCACAGCCGCTCCAGAGAAAAGAGCCGACGCCACAAATCCCGTAGCCGCGACAGGCACGAGGACTACTACCGAGAACGCAGCAGGGAGAGGGACCGCCATCGCGAGAGAGACCGGGACAGAGACCgcgaaagagagagggagagggagtaCAGACACCGCTAA
- the cpsf6 gene encoding cleavage and polyadenylation specificity factor subunit 6 isoform X4, whose translation MADGVDHIDIYADVEEEFNQESDYPVHEQIDLYDDVISPSANNGDAPEDRDYLDALPAPGGSEGGKSAPPNVVYTYTGKRIALYIGNLTWWTTDEDLTEAIQVIGISDVIEIKFFENRANGQSKGFALVCVGSEASSRKLMDLLSKRELHGQNPIVTPCNKQSLSQFEMQSRKSTQTGQMSGEGKAGPPGAGLRGGFPMGSRGRGRFPGPSAPGGDRFPGPVGPGGPPPHFPGSGMTPDLIRHQDGPLMDMNFNPFPPGGRNGSWRGRGGMQGPPRPPPGPPGPPGPPGPPPPGQGLPPPLSGPPNRGDRPPPPVLFPGQFGQPPMGPLPPGPPPPGYGPPPGPPPPQQGPPPGPFPPRPPGPIGPPMALAPPPHMPGPPPGGPPPAPHVNPAFFPPPGNNNMPPNDSRGPPGPNDPYGRPPPYERGDYGPGGREMEASRTPLSEAEFEEIMNRNRAISSSAISRAVSDASAADYGSAIETLVTAISLIKQSKVSADDRCKVLISSLQDCLHGIESKSYGSASRRERSRERDHSRSREKSRRHKSRSRDRHEDYYRERSRERDRHRERDRDRDREREREREYRHR comes from the exons ATGGCGGACGGTGTGGATCACATCGATATCTACGCCGACGTAGAGGAGGAATTCAACCAG GAAAGCGACTATCCGGTTCACGAGCAGATCGACCTTTATGATGATGTAATCTCACCATCGGCCAATAATGGCGATGCTCCAGAGGACCGTGATTACCTGGATGCGTTGCCTGCACCGGGTGGTTCAGAGGGAGGAAAGAGCGCCCCACCCAATGTGGTGTACACCTACACAGGAAAAAGGATCGCCCTTTACATAGGAAACCTCACATGG TGGACAACAGATGAGGACTTGACAGAAGCCATCCAAGTGATAGGAATTTCTGATGTGATAGAGATCAagttttttgaaaacagagCCAATGGCCAGTCAAAGGG GTTTGCCCTGGTGTGTGTGGGCTCAGAGGCATCGTCCAGGAAGTTAATGGATCTCCTCTCAAAGAGGGAGCTCCATGGTCAAAATCCCATCGTCACGCCATGCAACAAACAGTCACTCAGCCAGTTTGAGATGCAGTCACGCAAAA GCACTCAAACGGGTCAGATGTCTGGTGAGGGTAAAGCGGGTCCCCCTGGTGCAGGCCTTCGTGGTGGCTTCCCTATGGGTAGCCGAGGCAGGGGCAGATTCCCTGGACCATCCGCTCCTGGAGGAGACCGCTTCCCTGGTCCTGTTGGACCGGGAGGACCACCGCCACACTTTCCTG GCTCGGGGATGACACCAGATCTGATTAGGCACCAAGATGGTCCTCTGATGGATATGAATTTCAATCCCTTCCCGCCGGGGGGCAGGAACGGGAGCTGGCGTGGCAGAG GCGGCATGCAGGGTCCCCCACGCCCCCCTCCTGGTCCACCTGGACCCCCCGGCCCTCCAGGACCTCCACCGCCTGGACAGggcctcccccctcccctctctggTCCTCCAAATCGTGGTGAcaggcctcctcctcctgttctctTCCCTGGACAATTTGGTCAGCCACCCATGGGACCCTTGCCTCCAGGCCCCCCTCCACCAGGTTATGGCCCTCCCCCTGGTCCCCCACCCCCTCAACAGGGTCCACCACCAGGACCGTTCCCTCCACGTCCACCAGGTCCCATTGGACCCCCCATGGCCTTGGCGCCACCACCACACATGCCAGGCCCACCACCAGGTGGACCGCCACCAGCCCCACATGTCAATCCTGCTTTCTTTCCCCCACctggcaacaacaacatgccCCCCAATGACAGCAGAGGGCCCCCAGGTCCAAACGACCCATACGGACGCCCACCACCATATGAGAGAGGAGACTATGGTCCTGGAGGCCG gGAGATGGAGGCCTCACGGACTCCTCTGAGCGAGGCAGAATTTGAGGAgatcatgaacagaaacagagccATCTCCTCCAGCGCCATATCCAGGGCTGTGTCTGATGCTAGTGCAG CTGATTATGGAAGCGCCATAGAGACCTTGGTGACCGCCATCAGTCTGATAAAGCAGTCTAAAGTGTCGGCAGACGACCGCTGTAAGGTCCTCATCAGTTCCCTACAGGACTGTCTCCATGGAATTGAATCAAAAAGCTATGGCTCTGCCTCCAG GCGAGAGCGCTCCAGAGAACGTGACCACAGCCGCTCCAGAGAAAAGAGCCGACGCCACAAATCCCGTAGCCGCGACAGGCACGAGGACTACTACCGAGAACGCAGCAGGGAGAGGGACCGCCATCGCGAGAGAGACCGGGACAGAGACCgcgaaagagagagggagagggagtaCAGACACCGCTAA
- the cpsf6 gene encoding cleavage and polyadenylation specificity factor subunit 6 isoform X2 — MADGVDHIDIYADVEEEFNQESDYPVHEQIDLYDDVISPSANNGDAPEDRDYLDALPAPGGSEGGKSAPPNVVYTYTGKRIALYIGNLTWWTTDEDLTEAIQVIGISDVIEIKFFENRANGQSKGFALVCVGSEASSRKLMDLLSKRELHGQNPIVTPCNKQSLSQFEMQSRKSEYCHFTGTQTGQMSGEGKAGPPGAGLRGGFPMGSRGRGRFPGPSAPGGDRFPGPVGPGGPPPHFPGSGMTPDLIRHQDGPLMDMNFNPFPPGGRNGSWRGRGGMQGPPRPPPGPPGPPGPPGPPPPGQGLPPPLSGPPNRGDRPPPPVLFPGQFGQPPMGPLPPGPPPPGYGPPPGPPPPQQGPPPGPFPPRPPGPIGPPMALAPPPHMPGPPPGGPPPAPHVNPAFFPPPGNNNMPPNDSRGPPGPNDPYGRPPPYERGDYGPGGREMEASRTPLSEAEFEEIMNRNRAISSSAISRAVSDASAADYGSAIETLVTAISLIKQSKVSADDRCKVLISSLQDCLHGIESKSYGSASRRERSRERDHSRSREKSRRHKSRSRDRHEDYYRERSRERDRHRERDRDRDREREREREYRHR; from the exons ATGGCGGACGGTGTGGATCACATCGATATCTACGCCGACGTAGAGGAGGAATTCAACCAG GAAAGCGACTATCCGGTTCACGAGCAGATCGACCTTTATGATGATGTAATCTCACCATCGGCCAATAATGGCGATGCTCCAGAGGACCGTGATTACCTGGATGCGTTGCCTGCACCGGGTGGTTCAGAGGGAGGAAAGAGCGCCCCACCCAATGTGGTGTACACCTACACAGGAAAAAGGATCGCCCTTTACATAGGAAACCTCACATGG TGGACAACAGATGAGGACTTGACAGAAGCCATCCAAGTGATAGGAATTTCTGATGTGATAGAGATCAagttttttgaaaacagagCCAATGGCCAGTCAAAGGG GTTTGCCCTGGTGTGTGTGGGCTCAGAGGCATCGTCCAGGAAGTTAATGGATCTCCTCTCAAAGAGGGAGCTCCATGGTCAAAATCCCATCGTCACGCCATGCAACAAACAGTCACTCAGCCAGTTTGAGATGCAGTCACGCAAAA GTGAGTATTGTCATTTCACAGGCACTCAAACGGGTCAGATGTCTGGTGAGGGTAAAGCGGGTCCCCCTGGTGCAGGCCTTCGTGGTGGCTTCCCTATGGGTAGCCGAGGCAGGGGCAGATTCCCTGGACCATCCGCTCCTGGAGGAGACCGCTTCCCTGGTCCTGTTGGACCGGGAGGACCACCGCCACACTTTCCTG GCTCGGGGATGACACCAGATCTGATTAGGCACCAAGATGGTCCTCTGATGGATATGAATTTCAATCCCTTCCCGCCGGGGGGCAGGAACGGGAGCTGGCGTGGCAGAG GCGGCATGCAGGGTCCCCCACGCCCCCCTCCTGGTCCACCTGGACCCCCCGGCCCTCCAGGACCTCCACCGCCTGGACAGggcctcccccctcccctctctggTCCTCCAAATCGTGGTGAcaggcctcctcctcctgttctctTCCCTGGACAATTTGGTCAGCCACCCATGGGACCCTTGCCTCCAGGCCCCCCTCCACCAGGTTATGGCCCTCCCCCTGGTCCCCCACCCCCTCAACAGGGTCCACCACCAGGACCGTTCCCTCCACGTCCACCAGGTCCCATTGGACCCCCCATGGCCTTGGCGCCACCACCACACATGCCAGGCCCACCACCAGGTGGACCGCCACCAGCCCCACATGTCAATCCTGCTTTCTTTCCCCCACctggcaacaacaacatgccCCCCAATGACAGCAGAGGGCCCCCAGGTCCAAACGACCCATACGGACGCCCACCACCATATGAGAGAGGAGACTATGGTCCTGGAGGCCG gGAGATGGAGGCCTCACGGACTCCTCTGAGCGAGGCAGAATTTGAGGAgatcatgaacagaaacagagccATCTCCTCCAGCGCCATATCCAGGGCTGTGTCTGATGCTAGTGCAG CTGATTATGGAAGCGCCATAGAGACCTTGGTGACCGCCATCAGTCTGATAAAGCAGTCTAAAGTGTCGGCAGACGACCGCTGTAAGGTCCTCATCAGTTCCCTACAGGACTGTCTCCATGGAATTGAATCAAAAAGCTATGGCTCTGCCTCCAG GCGAGAGCGCTCCAGAGAACGTGACCACAGCCGCTCCAGAGAAAAGAGCCGACGCCACAAATCCCGTAGCCGCGACAGGCACGAGGACTACTACCGAGAACGCAGCAGGGAGAGGGACCGCCATCGCGAGAGAGACCGGGACAGAGACCgcgaaagagagagggagagggagtaCAGACACCGCTAA